From a single Fulvivirga ulvae genomic region:
- a CDS encoding non-ribosomal peptide synthetase has translation MIWLDQSISSPHKYNIGGYVTLKGNLDFERFEAAIKKILISQEVYSAIFKEVNGGVGYKLGDASKDFALDVIDFSNNLSPEESALSVMKQDFATPFNVEGTYLFKFLFFRLSTDRFIWYSKMHHLIADGWTFMLLLNEVASFYNSEDTPDHFRFKYSDYALKEENYYGSDKFKQDKEFWKNEFETIPEGLFEKSLYNNKAGLPSRVFTMPVSQEVKNRLVELSASRKVSLFHIVIGLFLVYFYRTRGKDAITFALPISNRSNRKYKNTAGAFMNLICLPLAPDPNQSMLDTISWIKSKVFGALKHQQYQFGNLVMDLGVSSHSPLYHLRVSYEQFEFSQKLGDVESKAFALGNEAENDPLSVYIRDYNNEGLDIKFVYNSEYLSEDDIRSASSGVAVLIDELLAENTRPSKEVQLIGSEEYLTIDRSCQGPVIEWGDDHFIPLWQKTVETYPNRAAISTDTHTFTYAQVNKQALKLASYLSEFVEKGSVVGLVLPRNEMMVIGMIGCMMSRVTYTPVEPDNPAQRSKRFFKNIGCNLLLVNDVTRVEVEGVNTVNLQDIIVGRPEAPELPQMQYDPEDICYILHTSGSTGNPKGVAVHHKAVANYIQYFKRFYSLMPDDVVLQQASVSFDTSVEEIFPILITGGRVHILEERRDVLLMKRTIEKEKITVLSSTPLVLKMLGEKPDFSSLRTVISGGDVLHPDHIKVYLQKGIKVYNTYGPTEATICCTYHKVVPAGSIIPIGRPIANTSVYILDKYMNRQPIGVEGDIYIEGVGLAQGYINNSEATRASFVENPFQPGTVLYKTGDIGKLNKNGEIEYTGRSDNQLKIRGMRVDANEIIDTIKSYGPVKEVVVDHTHEAERKALVCYYTLINEAKLDVETLRTFLEQHLPEHMIPSHYIELGEIPLTIQGKTDKKKLKEYYLKNKVAESRVRHHPSTKNEQLIKDVWEEFLHTKDISTTDNFFHIGGNSLVATMVLNKLNEVLELNVSLNQIYSHPTIKGLAQFITQYEDQHFEYIDLD, from the coding sequence TTGATTTGGCTGGATCAAAGTATCTCCAGTCCTCATAAGTACAATATTGGTGGGTATGTTACTTTGAAGGGGAACTTAGATTTCGAGCGCTTTGAAGCTGCAATTAAAAAAATATTAATATCTCAAGAAGTTTATTCCGCAATTTTTAAAGAGGTCAATGGTGGAGTGGGTTATAAGCTTGGAGATGCTTCAAAGGATTTTGCACTTGATGTAATAGATTTTTCAAACAATCTTAGTCCTGAAGAGTCGGCGCTATCTGTTATGAAGCAAGACTTTGCCACCCCTTTTAATGTCGAGGGTACTTATCTGTTTAAGTTTTTGTTCTTCAGGCTATCAACCGATAGATTCATTTGGTATTCGAAAATGCACCACCTCATTGCGGACGGATGGACATTTATGCTACTGTTAAATGAGGTGGCTTCATTTTACAATAGCGAAGATACGCCAGATCATTTTCGTTTTAAGTACAGCGATTACGCACTTAAAGAAGAGAATTATTATGGATCCGACAAGTTCAAGCAGGATAAAGAGTTTTGGAAGAACGAATTTGAGACCATTCCGGAGGGGCTTTTTGAGAAGTCTCTGTATAATAATAAAGCTGGTTTACCCTCAAGGGTATTCACCATGCCAGTGAGCCAGGAGGTTAAGAACCGATTGGTCGAGCTTTCAGCATCGCGCAAGGTCTCATTGTTTCATATCGTTATAGGTTTATTTCTGGTGTACTTTTATCGTACGCGTGGTAAAGACGCTATTACATTTGCACTTCCTATATCCAACAGATCCAATAGGAAGTATAAGAATACGGCAGGTGCCTTCATGAATTTAATCTGCCTGCCGTTGGCACCAGACCCGAATCAAAGTATGCTCGATACCATTTCATGGATTAAAAGCAAGGTTTTTGGAGCATTGAAGCATCAGCAGTATCAGTTTGGTAATCTGGTGATGGACCTGGGGGTAAGTAGTCATTCCCCTCTGTATCATTTGAGAGTGTCCTATGAGCAGTTTGAGTTTAGTCAGAAACTGGGAGATGTTGAAAGTAAGGCCTTTGCCTTGGGCAACGAGGCTGAAAATGATCCTCTGTCAGTCTATATCAGAGATTATAACAATGAAGGTCTGGATATCAAATTTGTTTATAACAGTGAATATCTTTCAGAAGATGATATCCGGTCAGCATCATCGGGTGTTGCTGTTTTAATAGATGAACTGTTGGCTGAGAATACTCGTCCAAGCAAAGAGGTTCAACTAATCGGCAGTGAGGAATATTTAACCATAGATAGGTCTTGTCAGGGACCGGTTATTGAGTGGGGTGATGATCATTTTATTCCGCTATGGCAGAAAACAGTTGAGACCTACCCCAATAGAGCAGCGATAAGTACCGATACCCATACTTTTACCTATGCACAGGTTAATAAACAGGCTTTAAAATTAGCATCTTATTTATCTGAGTTTGTGGAAAAGGGGAGTGTAGTGGGATTGGTGTTGCCCAGAAATGAAATGATGGTTATTGGAATGATAGGTTGTATGATGTCAAGAGTGACTTACACTCCTGTTGAACCGGATAACCCAGCACAGAGATCTAAAAGGTTCTTTAAAAATATTGGATGTAATTTATTGTTAGTCAATGATGTAACTAGGGTGGAGGTAGAGGGTGTGAATACCGTGAACCTGCAGGACATTATTGTCGGACGACCGGAAGCTCCGGAATTACCACAAATGCAGTATGACCCGGAAGATATTTGTTATATTTTGCATACTTCTGGTTCTACAGGAAATCCAAAAGGTGTGGCTGTGCATCATAAAGCGGTCGCAAATTATATCCAGTACTTCAAGAGGTTCTATTCTTTAATGCCGGATGACGTGGTTTTACAACAAGCGTCTGTAAGTTTTGATACTTCGGTAGAAGAAATTTTCCCTATACTTATTACCGGAGGCAGAGTGCATATTCTTGAAGAGAGAAGAGATGTGCTGCTCATGAAAAGAACCATTGAAAAGGAAAAGATAACTGTTTTGAGTTCCACACCACTGGTACTAAAAATGCTGGGAGAAAAACCTGATTTTTCAAGCTTGAGGACAGTTATCAGTGGCGGAGATGTATTACATCCGGATCATATCAAAGTATATCTTCAAAAGGGGATAAAAGTCTACAATACTTATGGGCCTACCGAGGCTACCATTTGTTGTACATACCATAAAGTAGTGCCTGCCGGATCGATCATTCCGATAGGAAGACCGATTGCCAATACCAGCGTTTACATTTTGGATAAGTATATGAACAGGCAGCCCATAGGAGTAGAGGGCGATATTTATATTGAAGGTGTTGGCTTGGCCCAAGGGTATATAAATAACTCTGAAGCAACCAGAGCAAGTTTCGTTGAAAATCCTTTTCAGCCAGGAACTGTACTTTACAAAACAGGAGACATCGGAAAGCTTAACAAAAATGGGGAGATTGAGTATACCGGTAGATCAGATAATCAACTGAAGATACGTGGTATGAGAGTTGATGCTAACGAGATCATTGATACGATCAAATCGTATGGCCCTGTTAAAGAAGTAGTGGTAGACCATACGCATGAGGCTGAAAGGAAGGCCTTGGTTTGCTATTATACTTTGATAAATGAGGCCAAACTGGATGTTGAAACCTTAAGGACATTTTTAGAACAGCATCTACCGGAGCATATGATTCCCTCACATTATATAGAATTAGGTGAGATACCTTTAACAATACAAGGGAAAACGGATAAGAAAAAGCTGAAGGAGTATTATTTAAAAAATAAGGTAGCAGAGTCCAGGGTAAGACATCATCCATCTACCAAAAATGAACAATTGATAAAGGATGTATGGGAAGAGTTCCTTCATACGAAGGATATCAGTACTACTGACAATTTCTTTCATATCGGAGGCAATTCATTAGTAGCTACTATGGTGTTGAATAAACTTAATGAGGTTTTGGAGTTGAATGTCAGCTTAAACCAAATCTATTCACACCCAACCATAAAGGGGTTAGCTCAATTTATAACACAATATGAAGATCAGCATTTTGAGTATATAGATCTCGATTAG
- a CDS encoding AraC family transcriptional regulator: MDFKKQFLGSLLAYATQRDMDAEALCGSSGIENPDADISPAQMNDLWHNAAQLSGDQSFGLHFGEAMQLSALGVVGQVVLTSSTVAEALLQAGKLIYLITDIFTLEVSHAADTFTISLIANGKSASEFPSTYRHMGEYLLAFVIHELDGLILRKIKPVNVELPFDVAHKPEYIRVLRTSNITFTQSFKITFDSGYLSLPVITANHALQAYALKQIDILLIEDSYTGPLKDKVFNHLLANSYLNTITLDDVASNFNMGARTLQRKLKNEGITFMEIVEEVRKNLAIKYLNKGDHQVKEIAYALGYQDPSGFVRAFKRWTGKKPSNYTSGGL; encoded by the coding sequence ATGGATTTTAAAAAGCAATTTCTGGGATCGCTGCTGGCTTATGCCACTCAACGCGACATGGATGCAGAAGCCTTATGTGGCAGTTCTGGTATTGAGAATCCGGATGCTGATATTTCACCGGCTCAGATGAATGATCTCTGGCATAATGCGGCACAACTTTCGGGAGATCAGTCATTTGGTCTGCATTTTGGAGAGGCCATGCAGCTTTCTGCCTTAGGCGTGGTGGGGCAGGTGGTGCTTACCAGCAGTACTGTTGCGGAAGCGTTGTTACAGGCAGGAAAGCTGATATACCTGATCACGGATATTTTTACCCTTGAAGTAAGCCATGCTGCTGACACATTCACCATCTCACTGATCGCAAACGGGAAAAGTGCCTCTGAATTTCCCTCCACATACCGGCATATGGGCGAGTATCTCCTGGCCTTTGTAATTCATGAGCTGGATGGACTGATCCTCAGGAAAATAAAGCCGGTAAATGTTGAGCTACCATTTGATGTTGCTCATAAGCCTGAGTATATAAGGGTGTTGCGGACATCCAATATTACATTTACCCAATCATTCAAGATAACCTTCGACAGCGGCTACCTTTCATTGCCTGTCATTACAGCAAACCATGCACTTCAGGCATACGCTTTAAAGCAGATCGATATTTTGCTTATAGAAGATAGCTATACAGGGCCATTGAAAGACAAGGTGTTTAACCATTTGCTGGCCAATTCCTATTTGAATACAATCACATTAGACGATGTTGCTTCAAATTTCAATATGGGGGCCAGAACTTTACAGCGAAAGCTGAAGAATGAGGGCATTACCTTTATGGAAATTGTTGAAGAAGTAAGGAAAAATCTTGCCATCAAATACCTGAACAAAGGAGACCACCAGGTAAAAGAAATCGCCTACGCACTTGGTTATCAGGATCCTAGCGGTTTTGTAAGGGCCTTTAAAAGGTGGACGGGTAAGAAGCCGAGTAATTATACTTCGGGAGGCCTTTAA
- a CDS encoding nuclear transport factor 2 family protein: MDALKNTPQKLLQYMDERKSDELLALFANDVDWDIPGNTKEIPWLGPRKSKDEIKDFYNLLWLNTEPLEAGIHKIMSDENHAVIIGEFKTLMTATGKVVESFFCIHITVENGLISRYRLFENSFAVAKAMAMKPV; encoded by the coding sequence ATGGATGCTTTAAAAAATACACCGCAAAAGTTGCTTCAGTATATGGACGAACGAAAATCTGACGAGCTACTGGCATTGTTTGCGAATGATGTGGACTGGGACATTCCGGGCAATACCAAAGAGATCCCATGGCTTGGGCCGAGAAAATCGAAAGATGAAATTAAGGATTTTTATAACCTGCTTTGGCTCAATACCGAACCTCTGGAGGCCGGTATCCACAAAATTATGTCTGATGAAAACCATGCTGTAATTATAGGGGAATTCAAAACGCTGATGACAGCAACCGGTAAAGTGGTCGAATCATTTTTCTGTATCCATATCACTGTCGAAAATGGACTGATCAGCAGATATCGGCTGTTCGAAAACAGCTTTGCTGTAGCAAAAGCCATGGCTATGAAGCCGGTTTAG
- a CDS encoding alpha/beta fold hydrolase, which yields MPHKSPDKLIQINGANLYVESEKEYKNRPTLVFLHDSLGCVQLWRDFPKRLAKATECNVLIYDRLGYGKSDPMPTHKRPVNYMELEADVLHDLLITLGIDDAILFGHSDGGTIALLAASKYPKKVKAVICEAAHIFVEDITLQGIYKAMEAYKITNLPIRLEKYHDSKVETLFKAWTKTWTRSDYRDWNIEYCLSGVTCPLLFIQGEADEYGSLQQVEKTINQVSGKSEKYIIPAVGHTPHKEKPEEVLDKTTRFINRLADGIH from the coding sequence ATGCCTCATAAAAGCCCTGACAAGCTCATTCAAATAAACGGTGCTAACCTTTATGTAGAATCAGAAAAGGAATATAAAAATCGTCCTACACTGGTTTTTCTGCATGACTCTCTCGGCTGCGTACAGCTCTGGCGGGATTTCCCAAAAAGGCTTGCAAAGGCAACAGAATGTAATGTATTGATATACGACCGTTTGGGCTATGGCAAATCTGATCCCATGCCAACCCACAAAAGGCCTGTCAATTACATGGAGCTGGAAGCTGATGTACTCCATGATTTACTGATCACTTTAGGTATAGATGATGCCATTTTATTCGGACATAGCGATGGAGGAACCATTGCCTTGCTAGCTGCCAGCAAATATCCCAAAAAGGTCAAAGCAGTAATTTGCGAAGCCGCGCACATTTTTGTGGAGGATATCACGCTCCAGGGCATCTATAAGGCTATGGAGGCGTATAAAATCACCAATCTGCCCATACGACTGGAAAAGTACCACGACAGTAAAGTAGAAACGCTCTTTAAGGCCTGGACCAAAACCTGGACCAGAAGTGACTATCGGGACTGGAATATAGAGTATTGCTTATCCGGAGTCACCTGCCCTCTTTTATTTATCCAGGGCGAGGCAGATGAATATGGTTCATTGCAGCAGGTCGAGAAAACCATAAACCAGGTAAGTGGAAAATCCGAAAAGTATATTATACCGGCTGTCGGTCATACACCTCATAAGGAAAAGCCTGAAGAGGTGTTAGATAAAACCACAAGGTTTATTAATCGCTTAGCTGACGGAATACACTAG
- a CDS encoding GH39 family glycosyl hydrolase — translation MALAQRKANKKTPPRERTINVDYTVEEGPLNTMFKECVGAGRANEGLRADWQQQLTYVKNECGFKYIRMHGLFTDDMAVYTEDQNGNPKYNYMYVDALFDFLHSIGIKPFVELGFMPNALASGVQTVFWWKGNVTPPKDYDKWGALVKNLVQHFTERYGEDEVKTWYFEVWNEPNLTPGFWTGTQEEYFRLYEYAARAVKSVNQDYRVGGPATAGAAWEPEFIEFCDKNKAPLDFISTHAYGVNQGFLDEYGHAGTVLGKEEFAVSGDVLQSRKEIASSVKPDLELHYTEWSASYTPADPVHDSYHEAAYVLQKMKQTGDAANSMSYWVFTDIFEEPGPRFEAFHGGFGMLTTQGINKPVFYAYQFLNRLGNIELANKDPESWVCKDQEGNIQVLAWDYTYTLPDSVNNQQYFIRDLPARAKGKLKVNIAGVPEGNYSLEVYRVGYRSNDAHTSYVDLGRPSQLSRQQVEQIKNLNDGSPFLSEIVKVKSGETFSRELDIRENDVFLLNLVKL, via the coding sequence ATGGCTCTGGCCCAACGCAAAGCAAACAAAAAAACACCGCCCCGTGAAAGGACAATCAATGTGGATTATACTGTTGAAGAGGGTCCTTTAAACACCATGTTTAAGGAATGTGTAGGCGCCGGTCGTGCCAATGAAGGACTGCGTGCCGACTGGCAACAGCAGTTGACTTATGTGAAAAATGAGTGTGGTTTCAAATACATCCGCATGCATGGACTGTTCACCGACGACATGGCAGTTTACACGGAAGACCAGAACGGCAACCCTAAGTATAACTACATGTATGTAGATGCCTTGTTCGACTTCCTGCATTCCATTGGAATAAAGCCATTTGTTGAGTTAGGTTTCATGCCCAATGCGCTGGCAAGTGGCGTGCAGACTGTTTTCTGGTGGAAAGGGAACGTAACGCCTCCAAAAGACTATGACAAGTGGGGGGCGCTTGTAAAAAATCTCGTTCAACATTTTACAGAGCGATACGGTGAGGACGAGGTGAAAACCTGGTATTTCGAGGTCTGGAATGAACCCAACCTTACACCGGGATTCTGGACGGGGACTCAGGAAGAATATTTTAGGTTGTATGAATATGCAGCAAGAGCTGTTAAAAGTGTTAATCAGGATTATCGTGTTGGGGGTCCGGCTACTGCCGGCGCTGCCTGGGAGCCGGAATTTATCGAATTTTGTGATAAGAATAAGGCGCCGTTAGATTTTATCAGCACACATGCTTACGGGGTAAACCAGGGATTTCTTGATGAATACGGCCATGCCGGGACTGTGTTGGGCAAAGAAGAATTTGCAGTAAGTGGTGATGTGCTACAATCCCGGAAGGAAATTGCCAGTTCGGTAAAGCCTGACCTGGAGTTACATTATACTGAATGGAGCGCCTCCTATACCCCGGCAGACCCAGTTCACGACAGCTACCACGAAGCGGCCTACGTGCTTCAAAAAATGAAACAAACAGGAGATGCGGCAAACTCTATGTCTTATTGGGTATTCACCGATATTTTTGAAGAGCCGGGGCCGCGTTTCGAAGCTTTTCATGGAGGTTTTGGTATGCTCACGACCCAGGGGATCAACAAGCCGGTTTTCTATGCTTATCAGTTTTTGAACCGGTTGGGAAACATCGAACTGGCCAATAAGGATCCTGAATCCTGGGTTTGTAAAGATCAGGAGGGGAACATCCAGGTACTGGCGTGGGACTATACCTATACACTTCCGGATTCTGTCAACAACCAGCAGTATTTCATCCGCGACCTGCCTGCCAGGGCGAAAGGCAAACTCAAAGTGAACATTGCCGGTGTTCCGGAAGGGAATTATTCGCTTGAAGTTTACAGAGTAGGGTACCGAAGCAATGATGCCCACACAAGCTATGTGGACCTGGGCAGGCCCTCGCAGCTTTCAAGACAACAGGTGGAGCAAATCAAAAATCTAAACGATGGTTCTCCTTTCTTATCTGAAATAGTAAAAGTTAAATCAGGAGAGACATTCTCCAGGGAACTGGATATTCGCGAAAACGATGTTTTCTTATTGAATTTAGTAAAATTATAA
- a CDS encoding nuclear transport factor 2 family protein translates to MKTCKTNLTSCKTGAIPITRILPLFSIIMATMLLILTGCEGLESDLNVDSSKVSTENSSNPMTNLEESRPVSEKCLTIGQEITDRNNVYEAAFIAKDVDLMYNYLWTPTYFQLGHYYDADRDKLLEEITQLFTVREGGLYSLDLESYDRFVHDNVVYDIGAYDNTGVASGVEFAIKGYYLMRWEKGSDGIWRVDRVVAGDREPEVEISRTTDSGPVLCQKKRGNLESKDETSKEITKRQEAYLEALISSNAYNAYKFYTKDFRNVSPGLEVDRDGLDEYYRQLFATGEIVSYNINLYDRFVHGNVVYDMGKSELTTVINGVQSMIRYNYAVRWEKGHDGEWRIDRILNTPPVN, encoded by the coding sequence ATGAAAACTTGTAAAACAAATTTGACATCTTGTAAAACAGGAGCTATTCCAATTACCCGTATTCTTCCACTTTTTAGTATTATCATGGCTACGATGTTGCTAATACTTACAGGTTGTGAAGGATTGGAAAGTGACCTGAACGTTGACTCATCAAAAGTAAGTACGGAAAATAGTTCAAACCCAATGACGAACCTGGAAGAAAGCAGGCCTGTCAGTGAAAAATGCCTGACGATTGGTCAGGAAATTACTGATCGAAACAATGTTTACGAAGCAGCTTTTATTGCTAAAGATGTGGATCTAATGTACAACTACTTATGGACACCGACCTACTTCCAACTCGGCCATTATTACGATGCTGACCGTGATAAGCTACTTGAAGAAATAACCCAGCTTTTTACGGTCAGAGAAGGAGGATTGTATTCGCTTGATCTCGAATCATATGACCGGTTTGTGCACGATAATGTAGTTTACGACATTGGAGCTTATGACAATACAGGGGTGGCCAGTGGAGTAGAGTTCGCAATCAAGGGTTATTATTTAATGCGTTGGGAAAAGGGATCTGACGGCATTTGGCGTGTGGACAGAGTTGTTGCCGGAGACCGGGAACCGGAAGTTGAGATTAGCCGGACCACTGATAGCGGACCCGTATTATGTCAAAAAAAACGTGGAAATCTCGAAAGTAAAGATGAAACCAGTAAGGAAATTACCAAGAGGCAGGAAGCATATTTAGAAGCCCTTATCTCAAGTAATGCGTATAATGCATACAAATTTTATACAAAAGATTTTCGAAATGTTTCTCCCGGACTGGAGGTTGACCGCGACGGGCTGGATGAGTATTATCGTCAATTATTTGCGACGGGTGAGATAGTATCGTATAATATAAATTTGTATGACCGATTTGTACATGGCAATGTAGTTTATGACATGGGAAAATCAGAACTCACTACCGTGATTAACGGCGTGCAGTCTATGATAAGATATAACTATGCTGTAAGATGGGAGAAGGGACATGATGGTGAATGGCGTATAGACAGGATTCTAAATACCCCTCCTGTTAACTAA